The following proteins come from a genomic window of Flavobacteriaceae bacterium MAR_2010_188:
- a CDS encoding Outer membrane protein assembly factor BamA: MPKSFYKCLLFFVLGLILFSCSITKYIPEGERLYTGAEIEIVSDTVVEDKDRLKSVLETTLRPEPNTSFLGMQPGLYYYYKNQKVKPGFINRWLYKQLGEEPVYQSDVEPYQVEELLLNRLENRGFFYSIASSKFTENDEKKTASVKYTVDVPDPYTLATYQLDTLSPPIYQEMQKLMANSQFFKGMRFDLNNFKIERERMDFELKKIGYYNFNSSFLIFESDTNQYDDKRYDLYLKLKKDVPKKSLRPYQITQINVYPDYDINMDSTKIAGVELNGKTYIQDIEPIYFKPKHLDPFITIEEGQYYDPLVSKNTARRLSTLGIYKYVNIQYKELDSLVNDSLGILHANIYLSPLNKRAFRAELQAVTKSNNFAGPAIALTYTNRNTFQGGENLSFSTKVGYEKQVGGGKNQLGKSSLELGFSTELVLPRMIFPVKIKGDFFDYSIPRTVTGFGVDYLNRTDLYQLLSGNAKFGYVWNANRYITHQYNPISVIYTKLSNTTEVFEKVLRENPFLALSFEQQFISGMTYSFIYNGLVDTEDTHNIFLNTTLDVAGNLIGLFGKEDVPGEPKSVFNQQYAQFAKADIDLRYHYRIDEKQTIATRLFAGYGLPYGNSEVMPYIKQYFSGGPYSVRAFRIRSLGPGTYSGEDILDENGERVNIGFFDQTGNIRLEANVEYRFPLFGYLKGAFFADAGNIWNSKGNPYFEGKDEFSSDFISELGMGAGFGIRFDLQGFVIRLDLAAPFHDPTQPKGERFNFDVASPVLNFAIGYPF; encoded by the coding sequence ATGCCTAAAAGTTTTTACAAATGTTTATTGTTTTTTGTTCTTGGGCTCATACTCTTTTCTTGCAGTATAACCAAATATATTCCAGAAGGTGAAAGACTTTATACCGGTGCAGAAATAGAAATTGTTTCTGATACAGTCGTCGAAGATAAGGATCGGTTAAAAAGTGTTTTAGAAACCACGCTTAGACCTGAACCTAACACTTCCTTTTTAGGAATGCAGCCCGGTCTATATTATTATTATAAAAATCAAAAAGTAAAACCAGGTTTCATCAATCGTTGGCTTTATAAACAGTTAGGTGAAGAACCGGTTTATCAGTCGGATGTTGAGCCTTACCAAGTTGAAGAACTGTTATTGAATAGATTAGAGAACCGAGGCTTTTTCTATAGCATCGCTTCCTCCAAATTTACCGAAAATGACGAGAAGAAAACCGCATCGGTAAAATATACGGTCGATGTTCCTGATCCGTATACTTTGGCAACCTATCAATTAGACACGCTCTCCCCTCCTATCTATCAGGAAATGCAGAAGCTAATGGCCAATAGCCAATTCTTTAAAGGGATGAGATTCGATTTAAATAATTTTAAGATTGAAAGAGAACGGATGGATTTTGAGCTAAAGAAAATCGGCTACTACAATTTCAACTCAAGTTTTTTGATTTTTGAAAGTGACACTAATCAATATGATGATAAGCGTTATGATCTTTATTTAAAGTTGAAAAAGGATGTTCCAAAAAAATCCTTAAGACCTTACCAAATTACCCAAATCAATGTTTATCCAGACTACGATATTAATATGGATTCAACCAAGATTGCGGGAGTAGAACTTAATGGAAAGACCTATATACAAGATATCGAGCCGATTTACTTTAAGCCAAAACATTTAGACCCTTTTATTACCATTGAGGAAGGTCAATATTATGATCCATTGGTCTCTAAGAATACAGCGAGGCGTTTGTCTACTTTAGGAATCTATAAATATGTAAATATTCAGTATAAAGAGCTAGATTCTTTGGTTAACGACAGTTTGGGGATTCTTCACGCAAATATTTATTTGTCTCCGTTAAATAAGCGTGCATTCAGAGCGGAGCTGCAAGCGGTGACAAAATCCAACAATTTTGCAGGTCCTGCGATAGCATTGACCTATACCAATCGGAATACCTTTCAAGGAGGTGAAAATTTAAGTTTTTCAACTAAAGTTGGTTACGAAAAACAAGTTGGGGGAGGAAAAAATCAATTAGGAAAAAGTAGCTTAGAACTAGGCTTTTCTACTGAACTTGTTCTGCCGAGAATGATTTTTCCGGTAAAGATAAAAGGTGATTTTTTTGATTATTCCATTCCTAGAACAGTTACCGGTTTTGGAGTTGATTACCTGAACAGGACGGACCTTTATCAACTCTTATCTGGAAATGCAAAGTTTGGATATGTGTGGAATGCGAATAGGTATATTACCCATCAATATAATCCTATCTCAGTTATTTACACTAAACTTTCTAATACAACAGAGGTTTTTGAGAAGGTCCTTAGAGAGAATCCGTTCTTAGCTCTTAGTTTTGAGCAACAATTTATTTCTGGGATGACTTACTCCTTTATTTATAATGGATTGGTTGATACGGAGGACACCCATAATATTTTTTTAAATACCACTTTAGATGTTGCCGGCAATCTTATTGGTCTTTTTGGAAAAGAAGATGTTCCGGGCGAACCGAAATCAGTATTTAATCAGCAATATGCGCAGTTTGCAAAAGCCGATATCGATTTAAGATACCACTATCGTATCGACGAAAAACAAACAATAGCAACAAGGTTATTTGCTGGTTACGGATTACCATATGGAAATTCCGAGGTCATGCCTTATATAAAACAATATTTTTCTGGTGGCCCTTATAGTGTACGTGCTTTTAGGATAAGGTCTTTGGGGCCCGGAACTTATTCAGGTGAGGATATTTTAGATGAAAATGGCGAACGAGTGAATATTGGCTTTTTTGACCAAACCGGAAATATTAGGTTAGAAGCAAACGTAGAATACCGTTTTCCTCTATTTGGCTACTTAAAAGGAGCCTTCTTTGCCGACGCTGGTAATATTTGGAACTCTAAAGGGAATCCATACTTTGAAGGTAAGGATGAATTTTCGAGCGATTTTATTAGTGAACTAGGTATGGGCGCTGGCTTTGGTATTCGCTTCGATTTGCAAGGCTTTGTGATACGTTTAGATTTGGCTGCACCGTTTCATGACCCAACCCAACCGAAAGGTGAACGATTCAATTTTGATGTGGCGAGTCCGGTGCTGAATTTTGCAATCGGATATCCTTTTTAG